A section of the Capra hircus breed San Clemente chromosome 23, ASM170441v1, whole genome shotgun sequence genome encodes:
- the LOC102185355 gene encoding olfactory receptor 2B11-like, producing the protein MNAGNASTPQFFILLGFSDHPWLEMPLFTIVLAAYICTLAGNILIIVISRVDPQLDSPMYFFLSNLSFLDLCFTTTTTPQLLLNLWGPDKSITYGGCVTQFYMFHFLGATEYILLAVMSLDRYVAICKPLRYPVIMQQQLCIFLVVMAWLSGLANSLLQSSLTIQLPLCGNNKVDDFLCEVPVMIKMSCADTTFNVAMLSTVGTFYSLVPLSLILVSYGFIVATVLRIRSSEGKKKAFNTCSSHVIVVSLFYGPVISMYVQPSSTNSQDKNKLMSLFYSLVTPMLNPFIYTLRNKDMKRAMTSLLVLLYHQRRE; encoded by the coding sequence GCAAGTACCCCACAGTTTTTCATTCTCTTGGGTTTCTCTGACCATCCCTGGTTGGAAATGCCACTCTTCACAATAGTTCTTGCTGCTTACATCTGCACACTAGCGGGAAACATCTTGATTATTGTGATATCCAGGGTAGATCCTCAACTTGACAGCCCTatgtacttcttcctttccaacctCTCCTTCCTGGACCTTTGTTTTACTACAACCACCACCCCTCAACTGCTGCTGAACCTCTGGGGCCCAGATAAGTCTATCACTTATGGAGGCTGTGTGACCCAGTTTTATATGTTTCACTTCCTGGGAGCCACTGAATACATCCTCTTAGCTGTGATGTCCTTGGATCGttatgtggccatctgcaagccttTGAGGTACCCAGTTATCATGCAACAGCAACTCTGTATCTTCCTAGTGGTCATGGCATGGCTAAGTGGTTTGGCTAACTCCTTGCTTCAGTCATCCCTCACCATCCAGCTGCCACTCTGTGGCAACAACAAGGTAGATGACTTCCTGTGTGAGGTCCCAGTGATGATCAAGATGTCATGTGCTGACACCACATTCAATGTAGCTATGCTTTCTACCGTGGGCACTTTCTATTCTCTGGTTCCCTTGTCACTTATTCTTGTCTCCTACGGGTTCATTGTAGCTACAGTGCTCAGAATTCGGTCCTCAGAGGGAAAGAAGAAGGCCTTTAACACATGTAGTTCTCATGTTATTGTTGTATCTCTCTTCTATGGACCAGTAATTAGCATGTATGTGCAACCTTCTTCTACTAACTCCCAGGATAAGAACAAACTAATGTCGCTTTTCTACAGTTTGGTAACTCCTATGCTTAAtccttttatttatactttaaggaacaaagacatgaaaagggCAATGACAAGCCTTCTTGTCTTATTGTACCATCAAAGAAGAGAATAA